DNA sequence from the Thiobacillus sp. SCUT-2 genome:
CGATCCAGTCCTCGTTCAGGCCCTGCTCGCGAACCGGGCGTGCCGTGACTTCCTGCAGGCGCGCCGCGAGTGTCGTGTCCAGGGCGGGGCGGGGACGGAAACGCCAGATCACGAGCGGCAGCCCTGACGTGTGGATATCTTGGCGGGTGTGCTCAGCCTGGCCAGGCGCCAACCCTGCTTATGCGGTCGCGCCGACACATGGCGCGAACCGGCGCAGATGGTCGATGGCTGCCTGAATCAGCGAATTGGCGGCATCCGGCATCGGCTCCCCTTCGGCATGTTCTATTTGCCGGTCATTATCGTCAGGGGCCGGCGCATTCCGCAAGGCGGCCACTGCAGCTTGCAGGAGGGGCGTGAAACCTGCTCGCCGCGGCCGTGACGCGTGGGCCGGTGTGCAAGGATGGCGCCATCCGCGCTATTCTAAAAATAGCGGAAAACTTTTCCTTCCAATAAAGAACGAGCATGACGAGCGATGCATCGGCAACGGGCCACCCTGGCCCGAACGGCCCGGGCACGGCCGGCCCGGACGAGATGGAGGCCCTGATCGGGTTCCAGGGTTCCCTCCTCGAGGACATCGCGCTGGGACATGACGATCCGGACATGATCGATCGCATCTGCCGTTTCGGCGAGCGCCTCGTGCCCGGTTCGGTCGCCACGGTCATGCTGCTCGACGACACCGGCGTGCTCAATGTGCACGCCGCCCCGAATGCGAGCCCCGGTCTGACCGACTACCTCGAAGGACTGCGCCCCGGCCCGGAGGCCGGCTCCTGCGGCAATGCGGTCTATCGGCGGGAGCCGGTCTTCGTTGCGGACACGCTCACCGACCCGAGATGGCGCGGGCTGCGGCATCTGGCGGAGGCGTCCGGGCTGCAGTCCTGCTGGTCGATCCCGATCCACGCGCGCGACAGCAAGGTGATCGGAACCTTCGCCCTGTCCGGTTTCGAAAAGCGGATGCCATCCGCGTTCCAGCAGCGGCTGATGGAAATCGCCGCCTCCCTGATCGGCATCGTGCTGGCGCGGCGCAAGCAGACCGATGCCCTGAAGCGGAGCGAGGAACGCTTCAGGCGCCTGTTCGAGGCGGGAACGGATTCCAAGTTTCTGCTTTCCCGCGACGGGCGGATCCTCGACCTCAACCGGATCGCCCACAAGCGTCTCGGCTACGCGAAGGACGAAATGCTGGGGCGGCATGCGGCCGAGTTCGTCGCGCCGGAGCATACGGAGGCGGTTGCGCAGCGGATCGCGCGCGTGAGCCGCGAGGGACAGGCGACTTACGGGTCGGCGCAGGTATGCAAGGACGGCTCGGTGATCCAGGTCGAGATCAGCACCATCCGGCTCGAGCTCGACGGCCAGGAGACCTACTACAGCATCGTTCGCGACGTCACCGAGCGCAGCCGCATCGAGACGGCGCTGCACGAAAGCGAGAAGCGCTTCCGGGATCTCGTGGAGACGACCACCGACTGGATCTGGGAGACGGACGCTGCGCTGCGCTACGTGTACGTAAGCCCGGGCGTGCGCACCATGCTCGGCTACGCGCCGGAAGCGCTGCTCGGCAAGACGCCGTTCGACCTTATGCCGGAGGAGGAGATTCACGCGAAGGACGCCCTCGTCCGCGAGATCGTCGCGGCGAAGGCGCCGCTCGACCAGGTCCAGTCGAACCGGCTGCACCGCGACGGGCACGCCGTCATCGTCGAAACCAGCGGGCTGCCGCTCATCGACGGCGCGGGAAGGCTCACCGGCTACCGCGGCGTGACGCGCGACATCACGCGGCGCAAGCAGATGGAGCGCGAGCTGCGGGACAGCGAGGCGAATCTGCGGGCCATCCTCGAGCATGCGCCGATCGGTCTGGCCATCGTCTCGATGGAAGGGCGCTTCCTCGAAGTCAACCGCTCGCTGTGCGAGATCGTCGGGTACGACAAGGACGAACTCGAGCGGATGACGTTCCAGCAGATCACGCACCCGGACGATCTGGCGTCGGATCTCGACAACGTGACGCGCCTGCTGGATGGCGAGATTCCGTTCTACAAGATGGAAAAGCGCTATGTCCGCAAGGACGGCGGCATCGTGTGGATCCAGCTCACCGGTTCGGTGCTACGCGATGCGGCGGGCGCGCCCCGGCATTTCATCGCACAGATCGAGGACATCTCGGACCGCAAGGCGTCGGAGCAGCGGCTGCGGCAGGCACTGGAACTGGCCGACAGCGTCATCCATGCGATTCCCGACCTGCTGTTCGAGGTCGACGAGAGAGGCACCTACCTCAACATCTGGGCGCAAACGCCGGAGCTGCTCGCGGCGCCCAAGACGGCCCTGCTCGGGCGCACGCTGGACGAAGTCCTGCCCCCGGATTCCGCTGCCGTGGCAGCCGCCTCGCTGCGTGAAGCTGATGAAAAGGGGCGCTCGTTCGGCATGGTGATGCCGCTGCCGCTGCCCGAGGGCATGAAATGGTTCGAGCTGTCGGTGGCGAAAAAGCAGGGCGGGGACACGCCGGACAAGCGTTTCATCGTGCTGTCGCGCGACATCACGGAACGCGTGGGGGCCCAGGAACAGCTCAGGCAGCTCGCCTATTACGACACGCTCACGGATCTGCCCAACCGCCGCTTTCTACTCGAAAAGCTCGACTGGGCCCTGACCCAGGCCAAGCGCCACCGCCGATCGCTCGCGGTCATGTTTCTCGACCTCGACCGCTTCAAGCAGGTCAACGACCGTCTCGGCCATGACTTCGGCGATCGCCTGCTGCAGGTCGTGGCGACAAGGCTGGGCGCCGCCGTGCGGCGCGGCGACATCGTGGCGCGCCCCGGCGGCGACGAGTTCATCATCGTGCTGACCGAAATCGGCCACCCGGACGACGCCGTGCGCGTGGCCCGGAAGATCGTCGGGGCCCTCGCCGTGCCGGTTGAAATCGGCCCTCACCGGATCGAGATCGGAACCAGCATCGGGATCGCAATCTATCCGGTCGGCGGAGAAGACGATGCGCGCGAGCTGATGAAAAAGGCGGACGGCGCGATGTACGTCGCAAAGCAGGCGGGAGGCAACCGCTACCATCTCGTCGGCGGCTGACGCGGAACGCCCCGCGCTCAGGCGTCGCGGGCGATCTGGTGCGGGGCGGGGCGGTGCGCGAGCCCTGCGACGACGGTCAGGGCGCCGAAGACGGCGAGCGTGGGGCGGATGCCGATGGCGTGCGCGAGGCTGCCCATCGCCAGGCTGCCGAGCGGCGCGATGCCGAGAAAGGCGACCGAGAAAATGGCCATCACGCGTCCGCGCATGTCGTCGCGCACCCAGCTTTGCAGCAGCGTGTTGCTTCCGGCCGCGACCAGCACCACGGAGAATCCGAGCACCATCAGCAGCGGATAGGCGAGGAAGCTCGTCCGGTTCAGCGCGAACAGCAGGAGTGCGACGCCGGCCAGGCTGACTGCGTGCGCCACCCGCCGCGCGAGGCCGTCGATCGAGACGTGCGACGCGAGAAACACGCTCGCCAGCAGGGCGCCCGCGCCGACACTGCTGACGAGGAGACCGAAAGTCCGCGCGTCACCGCCGAGAATCGTGCGGGCATAGAGTGGCAGCATCACCACGTAAGGGGCGACCAGCAGGCTGACCGCCGCGACCCGCTGCAGGAAGAGCCGGATGTCGCGATGGCTGAACGCGTAGGCGAGCCCCTCGCGCAGGGCGTGCAGGGCCGGCTTCGACGCGCCGCCGCCCGGACGCGTATGCAGCGCGGCCAGCGCGACCAGCACGGCGAGGTAGGAGGCGGCGTTGAGCAGGAAGCACACCGCCTCGCCCGCGCGCGCCACGATCAGTCCGGCGAGCGCGGGGCCGACGAAGCGCGTGGAATTCATCATGAAGGAGTTCAGCGCGATGGCGTTGGGCAGCAAGGCGCGGTCGCCGACGAGGTGCACGACCAGCGACTGCCGTGCGGGAATGTCGACCGCATTGATGCAGCCGAGCACGAAGGCAAGGCCCAGCAGCAGCGCCGGGGTCGCCCAGCCCTGCCAGGCCAGCACGGCGAGTGCCAGGGCCTGCAGCATGGCCAGCGCCTGCGTCGTCATCATGAGCCGGCGCCGGTCGGTGCGGTCCGACCACACGCCACCGAGCGGCGCGAACAGCAGGATCGGGATCTGGCTGGCGAAGCCGAGCAGGCCCAGTACCAGTGCCGAGTTGGTCAGCTTGTAGGCGAGCCAGGCCATCGCGATCTGCTGCATCCAGGTGCCGGCGACGGAGATCAGCTGGCCGGCAAAATAGATGCGGAAATCGCGGGCGCGCAGCGCGCGCAGGGGGTGAGGCAGGGCGGCAGGCATCGTCGGGAACGTCGGCGCGGATCGAGCTGCGATGATGGCATCGATCAGACGGACGGGCCAGTCGTGTTCCGGGGCCTTCGTTCTGGACGCGTCGGCCTCGCCGGCCAATGACGCGGCCGCATTCGGGATGCCCGATCAGCACCCGCAGCAACTGCCCTTGCCGGCTATCTGGATCGGCGGGCACGGCACCGTGCCGTAGGAACAGAAGACGCAGCAGTCCCCCGGCTTGGGTCTCAGCACCGTGTGACATTGCGCGCACTCGTAGAACCACTGGCAGGCGTCGGTGGGCATCGTCTCGGTCCGGGCGTGGCCGCACACCGGGCAGGTCAGCGTCGATTGCAGGATGACGTCGTTCAACTTGGCTGCTTCCTTCATGGTTGAGGCATCACCGGCGCCCCTCGCCGCATGCCGCGGGCGAATCGACGCCACAGGACTTTCTCGACCGCTGCGTCGGGCTTTCCGTGGCCCATCAATGGGCCGGCTCGATCTTCGTGATCGTGGCGTCCATTCCCGACACGACGAATTCAAAGTTCACCCGCTGCCCGGCCCTGACCGTCTCCGCCTGGCCGCGGCTGATTCTGAAGGGCATGGTCATGGGCGGCCAGTTGAGGCTCTTGACGGCCCCGTGGGCGAGGGTGATCTTGCCGGCCTTGGCGTCGACCTTCTTCACGACGCCGACGGCCTGGTGCGAGGCGCCGGGCTTGGCCTGCTGGCCGCCCATGTCCATGCCCGGCATGACCGAATCGGCGCATGCAGCACCGGCGCCCAGGGACAGGATGATTGCGAGCGTGAGCGGGAGGGTCTTCTTCATGATGCTTCCTTTGATTTCAGGTTGGAGGAGGAGTTCATCGGACGCCCGCGCATGAGCAGGTAGGCGGCGGGGATCACGAACATCGACAGCAGCGGCGCGGTGATCATGCCGCCCACCATGGGCGCGGCGATGCGGCTCATGATCTCGCTGCCGGTGCCGCTTCCAAGCAGGATGGGCAGCAGGCCGGCGATGATGACCGCCAGCGTCATGGCCTTGGGACGCACGCGCAGCACGGCGCCTTCGCGGATGGCGTCGATCAGCGCGGGCCGGCTCTCCTCGCCGGCGTCGAGCCGTTTCTGCCACGCCTGTTTCAGGTAGACCAGCATGATCACGCCGAACTCCGCCGACACCCCGGCCAGCGCGATGAAGCCGACGCCGGTGGCGACCGAGAGGTTGAATCCCATCCAGTACAGGAACCACACCCCGCCGGTCAGTGCGAACGGCAGCGTCGCCATGATCAGCAGGGCTTCGTCGAGGCGTGCGAACGTGAGGTAGAGCAGCACGAAGATGATCAGCAGCGTCGCCGGCACGACCAGCTTCAGCCGCGCGTTGGCCCGCTCGAGGAATTCGAACTGGCCGGAATACGCGAGGCTCATGCCGGGCTCGAGCCTGACCTCGCGCGCGACGGCGCGGCGCAGGTCCGCCACCACCGACGCGAGATCGCGCCCGCGCACGTCCACGTAGACCCAGCCGCTGGGGCGCGCGTTCTCGCTCTTGAGCATCGGCGGGCCGTCGGTCACGACGACCCGTGCGACCATGCCCAGCGTGATCTGGGCGCCCGCCGGCGTGACGATGGGCAGTTGCGTGACGCGCTGCACGGTGTCGCGCCATTCGCGCGGGTAGCGCAGGTTGATCGGAAAGCGTGCCAGCCCCTCGACGGTCTCCCCGACGTTTTCGCCGCCGATGAGGCCACTCACCACCTCCTGCACGTCGGCGATGTTGAGCCCGTAGCGTGCAGCCGCGGCGCGGTCGATGTCGACGTCGAGGTAGCGTCCCCCGGTCAGCCGTTCGGCGAGCGCCGACGACACCCCGGGAACCGTGCGCGCCACGCGCTCGACCTGCCGGGCGACGCGGTCGATCTCGGCCAGGTTCGTGCCGGCGATCTTGACGCCGATCGGACTCTTGATGCCGGTGGCCAGCATGTCGATGCGGTTGCGGATCGGCGGAATCCAGATGTTGGAGAGGCCGGGCACCCTGACGGTGCGGTCCAGTTCCTCGACGAGCTTTTCCGGCGTCATGCCGGGGCGCCACTGGTCGCGCGGCTTGAACTGGATCGTGGTCTCGAACATCTCGAGCGGGGCGGGGTCGGTGGCGGTCTCGGCGCGGCCGGCCTTGCCGAACACGCGCGCCACTTCGGGCACGCTCTTGATCAGGCGGTCGGTCTGCTGCAGCAGTTCGCTCGCCTTCTGCGCCGACAGCCCCGGGAGCGCGCTCGGCATGTAGAGCAGGTCGCCCTCGTCGAGCGGCGGCAGGAACTCGCCGCCGAGGCGGCTCGCGGGCCACGCTGCCGTGAGGAATACCAGTGCGGCGGCGAGCAGGGTCAGCTTCGGCCGCGCGAGCACGGCGTCGAGCATCGGGCGGTAGAGACGGATCAGCAGGCGGCTCAGGGGGTTGCGCGATTCTTCCGGCAGCCTGCCGCGTATCCAGTAGCCCATCAGGATCGGCACCAGCGTGACCGAGAGGCCGGCCGCCGCCGCCATGGCGTAGGTCTTGGTGAAGGCGAGCGGTCCGAACAGCCGGCCCTCCTGCGCCTGCAGCGTGAACACCGGGATGAAGGACAGCGTGATGACGAGCAGCGAGAAGAACAGCGCCGGCCCCACCTCGATCGCGGCCTCGGTCACGACGCGCCAGTGGGCCTCGCCGGCCAGGACCTCGCCGGGATGGGCGCGGTGCCACGCCTCGATCTTCTTGTGCGCGTTCTCGATCATCACCACGGCCGCGTCGACCATCGCGCCGATTGCGATCGCGATGCCGCCCAGCGACATGATGTTGGCGTTGATGGCCTGATAGTGCAGCAGGGCGAAAGCGACCAGCACGCCGAGCGGCAGCGACACGATGGCGACCATCGACGAGCGCAGGTGCCACAGGAAGGCGACACAGACCAGCGCGACGACGATGAATTCCTCGATGAGCTTGTGGCTGAGGTTCTCCACCGCCCGGTCGATCAGTTGGCTGCGATCGTAGGTCGGCACGATCTCGACGCCCTGCGGCAGGCTTCCCCGCAACGTGTCGAGCTTGGCGTGCACCGCCGCGAGCGTTGCGCGCGCGTTCTTGCCGGAGCGCAGGATGACGACGCCGCCGACCGTCTCGCCCTGGCCGTCGAGCTCGGCGATGCCGCGCCGCATTTCCGGCCCGAGCTGGATCCGGGCGACATCGCCGAGCGTGACCGGCACGCCGCCGACGAGCTTGAGCGGGATTGCGCGGAAATCGTCGAGCGACGCGAGGTAGCCGTTTGCACGCACCATGAGCTCCGCTTCGCCCAGTTCGAGCACGCCGCCGCCCGTTTCCTGGTTGGCTGCCTGGATCGCTTCGCGCACCATGGCCTGCGTGATGCCGAGGCTCGCGAGCTTCACCGGATCCAGCACGACCTGGTACTGCCTGACCATGCCGCCCACGGTGGCGACCTCGGCGACGTTGGGCAGCGTCTTCAGCTCGTACTTCAGGAACCAGTCCTGCAGGGCGCGCAGCTGGGACAGATCGTGCCGGCCGGTGCGGTCGACCAGTGCGTATTCGTAGATCCAGCCGACCCCGGTGGCGTCCGGGCCCAGGCTCGACCTCGCCGCGGCGGGCAGGCGGCCCTGCACCTGGTTGAGGTACTCCAGCACCCGCGAGCGCGCCCAGTAGAGGTCGGTGCCGTCCTCGAACAGCACGTAGACGAAGCTGTCGCCGAAGAAGGAAAAGCCGCGCACGGTCTTCACCCCGGGCACCGACAGCATCGTCGTGGTCAGCGGATAGGTGACCTGGTTCTCGACGATGCGCGGCGCCTGGCCGGGGTAGCTGGTGCGGATGATGACCTGCACGTCGGACAGGTCCGGCAGCGCGTCGACCGGCGTCGTCTTGACTGCCCACACGCCCCAGGCGGTCGCGAACAGCGCCGCCAGCAGCACCAGGAGGCGGTTGGCGACCGACCAGCGGATGAGCTTCGCGATCATGGCCGGGCTCCCGCCTTGTCCAGGCGCTCGACGACAAGGCCCTCGTCCGTCTGGCGGACGAAGACCGTGACGTGGTCGCCGGCCTTCAGGCCCTTGGTCAGATCCGGTCGGGCGAGCGGGAAGACCATCGTCATGCCCGGCATCGACAGCGTCTTGAACGGCCCATGGGTCAGGGTGACTTCGCCGGCGCCGATCTCGTCGATCTTCGCCTCGGCGGGATGCAGGACGACGCCCGCCGGCGCAGCGGCTGCTTCGCGCCCGGCGCGGGCCATGAGGCCGCTGAGGCTGGCTTCGGAGTCGATCAGGAACTGGCCGCTGGCGACGATCTTCTGACCGTCCTCCAATCCGGAAGCGATGACCGTGCGGTCGCCGACTTCGGGACCGAGGGTGACTTCGACCGGCGCGAAGCGCCCGTTCCCGTCCGCCACCATGACCAGTGCGCGCTTGCCGGTGCGGATGACCGCCTCGGTCGGCACGGCGAGCGCGTTGCCTTGCAGATCCGACACCAGCCGCACCTGGGCCGAGAGCCCGGGGCGCAGGCGGCCGTCCGGGTTCGGCAGTTCGATCCGCACCTGCAGGCTGCGCGCCGCGTCGTTGAGCGCGGGCAGGATCGCGCTGACGCGGCCGCCGATGGGTTTGCCTGGGAAGCCGGCCAGCTGGACCTCGGCACGGACGCCGGGACGCACCCAGGCCGCGTAGGCCTCCGGCACCGCGACGTCGAGCCAGACCGTACCTAACCCGTTCACGCGCGCGAGTGTCTGCCCGGCGGCGACCGTCATGCCGGCGCGCACGTCGAGCGACTGCAGCAGGCCACCGCGCGGCAGGCCCACCGTGTACCCCGGCTGCGGCACGCCGC
Encoded proteins:
- a CDS encoding copper-binding protein, which encodes MKKTLPLTLAIILSLGAGAACADSVMPGMDMGGQQAKPGASHQAVGVVKKVDAKAGKITLAHGAVKSLNWPPMTMPFRISRGQAETVRAGQRVNFEFVVSGMDATITKIEPAH
- a CDS encoding PAS domain S-box protein, whose product is MTSDASATGHPGPNGPGTAGPDEMEALIGFQGSLLEDIALGHDDPDMIDRICRFGERLVPGSVATVMLLDDTGVLNVHAAPNASPGLTDYLEGLRPGPEAGSCGNAVYRREPVFVADTLTDPRWRGLRHLAEASGLQSCWSIPIHARDSKVIGTFALSGFEKRMPSAFQQRLMEIAASLIGIVLARRKQTDALKRSEERFRRLFEAGTDSKFLLSRDGRILDLNRIAHKRLGYAKDEMLGRHAAEFVAPEHTEAVAQRIARVSREGQATYGSAQVCKDGSVIQVEISTIRLELDGQETYYSIVRDVTERSRIETALHESEKRFRDLVETTTDWIWETDAALRYVYVSPGVRTMLGYAPEALLGKTPFDLMPEEEIHAKDALVREIVAAKAPLDQVQSNRLHRDGHAVIVETSGLPLIDGAGRLTGYRGVTRDITRRKQMERELRDSEANLRAILEHAPIGLAIVSMEGRFLEVNRSLCEIVGYDKDELERMTFQQITHPDDLASDLDNVTRLLDGEIPFYKMEKRYVRKDGGIVWIQLTGSVLRDAAGAPRHFIAQIEDISDRKASEQRLRQALELADSVIHAIPDLLFEVDERGTYLNIWAQTPELLAAPKTALLGRTLDEVLPPDSAAVAAASLREADEKGRSFGMVMPLPLPEGMKWFELSVAKKQGGDTPDKRFIVLSRDITERVGAQEQLRQLAYYDTLTDLPNRRFLLEKLDWALTQAKRHRRSLAVMFLDLDRFKQVNDRLGHDFGDRLLQVVATRLGAAVRRGDIVARPGGDEFIIVLTEIGHPDDAVRVARKIVGALAVPVEIGPHRIEIGTSIGIAIYPVGGEDDARELMKKADGAMYVAKQAGGNRYHLVGG
- a CDS encoding GDCCVxC domain-containing (seleno)protein, whose product is MNDVILQSTLTCPVCGHARTETMPTDACQWFYECAQCHTVLRPKPGDCCVFCSYGTVPCPPIQIAGKGSCCGC
- a CDS encoding efflux RND transporter permease subunit, which codes for MIAKLIRWSVANRLLVLLAALFATAWGVWAVKTTPVDALPDLSDVQVIIRTSYPGQAPRIVENQVTYPLTTTMLSVPGVKTVRGFSFFGDSFVYVLFEDGTDLYWARSRVLEYLNQVQGRLPAAARSSLGPDATGVGWIYEYALVDRTGRHDLSQLRALQDWFLKYELKTLPNVAEVATVGGMVRQYQVVLDPVKLASLGITQAMVREAIQAANQETGGGVLELGEAELMVRANGYLASLDDFRAIPLKLVGGVPVTLGDVARIQLGPEMRRGIAELDGQGETVGGVVILRSGKNARATLAAVHAKLDTLRGSLPQGVEIVPTYDRSQLIDRAVENLSHKLIEEFIVVALVCVAFLWHLRSSMVAIVSLPLGVLVAFALLHYQAINANIMSLGGIAIAIGAMVDAAVVMIENAHKKIEAWHRAHPGEVLAGEAHWRVVTEAAIEVGPALFFSLLVITLSFIPVFTLQAQEGRLFGPLAFTKTYAMAAAAGLSVTLVPILMGYWIRGRLPEESRNPLSRLLIRLYRPMLDAVLARPKLTLLAAALVFLTAAWPASRLGGEFLPPLDEGDLLYMPSALPGLSAQKASELLQQTDRLIKSVPEVARVFGKAGRAETATDPAPLEMFETTIQFKPRDQWRPGMTPEKLVEELDRTVRVPGLSNIWIPPIRNRIDMLATGIKSPIGVKIAGTNLAEIDRVARQVERVARTVPGVSSALAERLTGGRYLDVDIDRAAAARYGLNIADVQEVVSGLIGGENVGETVEGLARFPINLRYPREWRDTVQRVTQLPIVTPAGAQITLGMVARVVVTDGPPMLKSENARPSGWVYVDVRGRDLASVVADLRRAVAREVRLEPGMSLAYSGQFEFLERANARLKLVVPATLLIIFVLLYLTFARLDEALLIMATLPFALTGGVWFLYWMGFNLSVATGVGFIALAGVSAEFGVIMLVYLKQAWQKRLDAGEESRPALIDAIREGAVLRVRPKAMTLAVIIAGLLPILLGSGTGSEIMSRIAAPMVGGMITAPLLSMFVIPAAYLLMRGRPMNSSSNLKSKEAS
- a CDS encoding efflux RND transporter periplasmic adaptor subunit, with translation MKPMIKVLGAGVVAGMLLGLGAGGGWWWAQRAAAGKPTAASAPAAAPDGRRVLYWYDPMVPQQHFDKPGKSPFMDMALLPKYADETTGDGGVRIDPAVVQNLGVRLASVERLPLSTRIDASGLIGFDERDVAIVQARTGGFVERVWPLAPGDVVRPGQPLVTLLVPEWAAAQHELLAIRSAGDAALLAAARDRLHLLGMPDDLIRRVEQRGVPQPGYTVGLPRGGLLQSLDVRAGMTVAAGQTLARVNGLGTVWLDVAVPEAYAAWVRPGVRAEVQLAGFPGKPIGGRVSAILPALNDAARSLQVRIELPNPDGRLRPGLSAQVRLVSDLQGNALAVPTEAVIRTGKRALVMVADGNGRFAPVEVTLGPEVGDRTVIASGLEDGQKIVASGQFLIDSEASLSGLMARAGREAAAAPAGVVLHPAEAKIDEIGAGEVTLTHGPFKTLSMPGMTMVFPLARPDLTKGLKAGDHVTVFVRQTDEGLVVERLDKAGARP
- a CDS encoding MFS transporter — its product is MPAALPHPLRALRARDFRIYFAGQLISVAGTWMQQIAMAWLAYKLTNSALVLGLLGFASQIPILLFAPLGGVWSDRTDRRRLMMTTQALAMLQALALAVLAWQGWATPALLLGLAFVLGCINAVDIPARQSLVVHLVGDRALLPNAIALNSFMMNSTRFVGPALAGLIVARAGEAVCFLLNAASYLAVLVALAALHTRPGGGASKPALHALREGLAYAFSHRDIRLFLQRVAAVSLLVAPYVVMLPLYARTILGGDARTFGLLVSSVGAGALLASVFLASHVSIDGLARRVAHAVSLAGVALLLFALNRTSFLAYPLLMVLGFSVVLVAAGSNTLLQSWVRDDMRGRVMAIFSVAFLGIAPLGSLAMGSLAHAIGIRPTLAVFGALTVVAGLAHRPAPHQIARDA